The bacterium genome window below encodes:
- a CDS encoding SEC-C domain-containing protein, with protein sequence MGKVFQHNEGVTEAERYLQYLCNKTFLSMWSYPGLFKSPGKELCDLLVVFDNHIIIFSDKYCKFPETDCLSKDWSRWYKRAIEKSVYQAWGAERWIKNFPERIFTDRKAKDKLPFLLPDIGDANISLIVVAHDVARRCAKDLGGSGSLMIRSDLDGIQNVAKPFFIGDYDKSKTFVHILDDITLNAILGKLDTIADFTSYLTKKEQLFRSDKIVIAAGEEDLLAHYLANIDRDGMHGFDLPPSVNLVDFPEGLWFGFIHSDTFRKQQEEDTISYFWDDLIDRSSNHAFDGTQYFAEPSGILSTERILRLLAKESRLSRRALSKAFIDLLNKTPSDKQATRYCLSGDKRNSGTTYVFMLYPRKEDIEDKEYREQRKALLKAFSYIAKMRIPDSKNIIGIATESGEHIDERSEDLLYLDASNWTNEQQESTRQLMDDFKLKSYVKKSKIIEEEYPDVTTYDKVQDGTIRESLNRNKPCPCGSGKKYKKCCQYNNMNTS encoded by the coding sequence ATGGGAAAAGTATTTCAACATAACGAAGGGGTGACTGAGGCTGAAAGATATTTGCAATATTTATGCAATAAAACATTTTTGTCTATGTGGAGTTATCCTGGATTGTTTAAAAGTCCAGGGAAGGAATTGTGTGATTTGTTGGTCGTTTTTGATAACCACATAATCATTTTTTCAGATAAATATTGTAAATTCCCGGAAACTGATTGTCTATCAAAGGATTGGAGCCGCTGGTATAAAAGAGCTATTGAGAAATCAGTGTATCAGGCTTGGGGAGCAGAACGTTGGATAAAGAATTTCCCAGAAAGAATTTTTACGGATAGAAAAGCAAAAGACAAATTGCCATTTTTGCTACCGGATATCGGAGATGCAAATATTTCACTAATTGTTGTAGCCCATGATGTGGCAAGGAGATGTGCTAAGGATTTGGGAGGTAGCGGAAGTTTAATGATACGATCCGATTTGGATGGGATTCAAAATGTTGCTAAGCCTTTCTTTATAGGTGATTATGATAAATCGAAGACTTTTGTGCATATTCTGGACGACATTACGTTAAACGCTATATTAGGCAAGCTCGATACTATTGCTGATTTTACCTCATATTTAACAAAAAAAGAACAGCTGTTTAGGTCGGATAAAATAGTTATAGCGGCGGGCGAAGAAGATTTATTAGCACACTATCTTGCTAATATTGATAGAGACGGTATGCATGGTTTTGATCTGCCACCGAGTGTGAATTTAGTGGATTTTCCTGAAGGACTTTGGTTTGGCTTTATACATAGTGATACATTTAGAAAGCAGCAAGAAGAAGATACTATAAGTTATTTTTGGGATGATCTTATAGACAGATCAAGTAATCATGCATTCGATGGCACACAATATTTTGCAGAACCTTCTGGAATACTATCAACTGAGAGAATCCTTAGACTTCTCGCAAAAGAATCGAGACTAAGTCGACGGGCTTTGTCAAAAGCATTTATCGATCTCTTGAACAAAACGCCTTCTGATAAGCAAGCCACACGTTACTGTTTGTCTGGTGATAAGCGTAACTCTGGGACCACATATGTGTTTATGTTATACCCCAGGAAGGAAGATATAGAAGATAAGGAGTATAGAGAACAAAGGAAAGCGCTGCTAAAAGCTTTTTCTTATATTGCAAAAATGCGGATACCTGATTCAAAAAATATTATAGGTATTGCTACAGAATCGGGAGAACACATTGATGAAAGATCAGAAGACCTGCTTTATCTTGATGCATCCAATTGGACAAATGAGCAACAAGAAAGCACCAGACAATTAATGGATGATTTTAAGCTTAAATCATATGTCAAAAAAAGCAAAATCATCGAAGAAGAATATCCGGATGTTACTACATATGACAAAGTACAGGATGGGACAATACGAGAAAGCCTAAATAGAAACAAACCATGCCCTTGTGGCTCAGGGAAAAAATACAAAAAATGCTGTCAATATAATAATATGAATACTTCTTAA